A region of Halosolutus amylolyticus DNA encodes the following proteins:
- a CDS encoding phosphate signaling complex PhoU family protein, with product MSRNQLSNGPFDPFDPVERTVQLAGTSTFVVSLPKAWATEQGLESGESMYLYPHADRLVAATETLSSRDRTATVDASTATDETAERRVRSAYAIGCDRITVTGLDDADPGVRRTIERTVSRLVGITIESDAGDRLLVADLLDSSEVSLPQTIAQAQHVALELHADAIEALLADDADRARRVIDRTDDVDRLVAFVSRGFHRGLEDVHEISRLGTDRLAAVREYRIARQLERIADHAAEIARVTTRQSGPPADPIADRLESLGTDARTVVELALGGETERADETMAAVREASRRLDRDLAERAGRDAYLHGTAGQRIRRTAEHGIEIADARAESAIED from the coding sequence ATGAGTCGAAACCAGCTGTCGAACGGACCGTTCGACCCGTTCGACCCGGTCGAACGCACAGTACAGCTCGCCGGGACCTCGACGTTCGTCGTCTCGCTCCCCAAGGCGTGGGCGACCGAGCAGGGGCTCGAGTCCGGCGAATCGATGTACCTCTACCCCCACGCGGATCGGCTGGTCGCCGCGACCGAGACGCTGTCGTCCCGGGACCGGACCGCGACCGTCGACGCCAGCACCGCGACCGACGAGACGGCCGAGCGACGCGTCAGGAGCGCGTACGCGATCGGCTGTGACCGGATCACCGTCACCGGACTCGACGACGCCGATCCGGGGGTCCGCCGGACGATCGAACGGACGGTCAGTCGACTCGTCGGGATCACGATCGAGTCGGACGCCGGCGATCGGCTGCTCGTCGCGGACCTGCTCGACAGCAGCGAGGTGTCGCTCCCGCAGACGATCGCGCAGGCTCAACACGTCGCGCTGGAACTGCACGCGGACGCGATCGAGGCCCTCCTGGCCGACGATGCCGACCGCGCCCGGCGCGTGATCGATCGAACCGACGACGTCGATCGGCTGGTCGCGTTCGTCAGTCGCGGGTTCCACCGCGGGCTGGAGGACGTCCACGAGATCAGCCGGCTCGGAACCGATCGGCTGGCCGCCGTTCGCGAATACCGGATCGCCCGACAGCTCGAACGGATCGCCGATCACGCCGCGGAGATCGCGAGGGTGACGACCCGACAGTCCGGACCACCGGCGGACCCGATCGCCGACCGTCTCGAGTCGCTCGGCACCGACGCGCGGACCGTCGTCGAACTGGCCCTGGGCGGCGAGACCGAGCGGGCCGACGAGACGATGGCCGCCGTTCGCGAGGCGAGTCGCCGGCTCGATCGTGACCTGGCCGAGCGAGCGGGCCGGGACGCGTACCTGCACGGAACGGCGGGACAGCGGATCCGCCGCACCGCCGAACACGGGATCGAGATCGCCGACGCGAGAGCCGAATCCGCGATCGAGGACTGA
- a CDS encoding DUF7511 domain-containing protein: MTSASRESDPDGPGQRGPTAYSHDGRPIDLESVVVRYEDRPDRCTIVPRDCTESSRLTTWLSADIDVFVDLGEHR; this comes from the coding sequence ATGACGAGCGCATCACGGGAGTCCGACCCTGACGGTCCCGGGCAGCGAGGGCCGACGGCGTACAGTCACGACGGGCGACCGATCGACCTCGAATCCGTCGTCGTCCGTTACGAGGACCGACCCGATCGGTGTACGATCGTGCCCCGCGACTGTACGGAATCGAGCCGGCTCACCACCTGGCTGTCGGCGGACATCGACGTCTTCGTCGACCTTGGTGAGCATCGCTAA
- a CDS encoding DUF7260 family protein: protein MPTGRPTADLETAVRALDREHRLLSDERRAFERFAKRLSSLETVSPQLAGPGIRTHETDSIDLSPVRDAYTETVMSAPHYADAYDETWIESIAAEFSHELAAALEQRTQFHPPLKRSLIEAATQAVENRTQFIERIEAEREVVKRAERELSTIRSDVQSMLEQPLDRLEFNALWLTRQRLTTCREQCDELASERQTQLRRRRRDLSLIDVGTLTDYLYEECENAYPVLAAIADLGRRIERALERVDRLLARAP from the coding sequence GTGCCCACTGGCAGACCGACGGCCGACCTCGAGACGGCGGTGCGAGCGCTCGATCGAGAGCACCGGCTACTGAGCGACGAGCGACGCGCGTTCGAACGGTTCGCGAAACGGCTCTCGTCGCTCGAAACGGTCTCTCCCCAGCTCGCCGGACCGGGGATCCGGACGCACGAGACGGACTCGATCGATCTCTCCCCGGTCCGGGACGCCTACACCGAGACGGTGATGAGCGCCCCCCACTACGCGGACGCGTACGACGAGACCTGGATCGAGAGCATCGCTGCGGAGTTCAGCCACGAACTGGCGGCGGCGCTCGAACAGCGCACGCAGTTTCACCCGCCGCTGAAACGATCGCTGATCGAGGCGGCGACGCAGGCGGTGGAGAACCGGACCCAGTTCATCGAGCGGATCGAGGCCGAGCGAGAAGTCGTCAAACGCGCCGAACGGGAACTATCGACCATCCGGTCGGACGTGCAATCGATGCTAGAGCAACCCCTGGACCGACTCGAGTTCAACGCGCTTTGGCTCACCAGGCAGCGACTGACGACGTGTCGAGAGCAGTGTGACGAACTCGCGAGCGAACGGCAGACCCAGCTTCGTCGCCGACGCCGGGATCTCTCGCTGATCGACGTCGGGACGCTCACGGACTACCTCTACGAGGAGTGTGAGAACGCGTATCCGGTTCTCGCCGCGATCGCGGACCTCGGGCGGCGGATCGAACGGGCCCTCGAGCGCGTCGATCGGTTACTCGCCCGGGCACCGTAA
- a CDS encoding low molecular weight phosphatase family protein: MGDDTLKFGFVCVQNAGRSQMATAFAERERTRRGLEDEVEILTGGTHPADEVHPEVVEVMGELDIDVSDRTPREVSTDELNDCTVVATMGCSTLDLDADVTVRDWALDDPHGKSADEVRAIRDDVERRVSALFDEYLDE, encoded by the coding sequence ATGGGCGACGACACGCTGAAATTCGGGTTCGTCTGTGTGCAAAACGCCGGCCGGAGTCAGATGGCCACCGCGTTCGCGGAGCGGGAACGAACGCGTCGCGGACTCGAGGACGAGGTCGAGATACTGACCGGGGGAACGCACCCCGCGGACGAGGTCCATCCCGAGGTCGTCGAGGTCATGGGGGAACTCGATATCGATGTCTCCGATCGGACGCCCCGGGAAGTCTCGACCGACGAACTGAACGACTGCACGGTCGTGGCGACGATGGGCTGTTCGACGCTCGATCTCGACGCCGACGTGACCGTCCGGGACTGGGCGCTGGACGATCCGCACGGGAAATCCGCGGACGAGGTGCGGGCGATCCGCGACGACGTCGAGCGCCGCGTCTCCGCCCTCTTCGACGAGTACCTCGACGAGTAG
- a CDS encoding translation initiation factor IF-2 subunit gamma, with protein sequence MVGNGQPEVNIGLVGHVDHGKTTLVQALSGSWTDQHSEEMKRGISIRLGYADATFRHCEGVEEPECYTVEEECPDGSESEPLRTVSFVDAPGHETLMATMLSGASLMDGAVLVVSANEPVPQPQTEEHLMALDIIGIDNIVIAQNKVDLVSTDQARQNYEEIQEFVEGTVAEDAPVVPVSAGQEVNLDLLIAAIEEEIPTPDRDPDADPRMHVARSFDINKPGTTAGDLAGGVLGGSLVQGELEVDDEIEIRPGREVEEGGQTEYVPIETTVRSLQAGGKDADTVTPGGLLGVGTGLDPALTKGDALAGRLAGPPDSLPPTWDGFTMNVDLLDRVVGTDGGEIDEISTGEPLMMTVGTSTTVGAVTSAREGECEVNLKRPVCAEPGAKIAINRRIGARWRLIGLGTLQG encoded by the coding sequence ATGGTAGGAAATGGACAACCGGAGGTGAACATCGGGCTCGTCGGTCACGTCGATCACGGCAAGACGACGCTGGTGCAAGCCCTCAGCGGCTCGTGGACGGACCAGCACAGCGAGGAGATGAAACGCGGTATCTCCATCAGACTCGGCTACGCCGACGCGACGTTCCGCCACTGCGAGGGCGTCGAGGAACCCGAGTGTTACACCGTCGAGGAGGAGTGTCCGGACGGCTCGGAGAGCGAGCCGCTGCGGACCGTCTCGTTCGTCGACGCCCCGGGGCACGAGACCCTGATGGCGACGATGCTCTCTGGGGCCTCGCTGATGGACGGGGCCGTGCTGGTCGTCAGCGCGAACGAACCCGTCCCGCAGCCCCAGACCGAGGAGCACCTGATGGCGCTCGACATCATCGGGATCGACAACATCGTCATCGCCCAGAACAAGGTCGACCTCGTCAGCACCGATCAGGCGCGACAGAACTACGAGGAGATCCAGGAGTTCGTCGAGGGGACCGTCGCCGAAGACGCCCCCGTCGTCCCGGTCTCGGCCGGTCAGGAGGTGAACCTCGACCTGCTGATCGCGGCGATCGAGGAGGAGATTCCCACGCCCGATCGGGATCCCGACGCGGATCCGCGGATGCACGTCGCCCGCAGTTTCGACATCAACAAGCCCGGGACGACCGCCGGCGACCTCGCCGGCGGCGTGCTGGGCGGCAGTCTCGTCCAGGGCGAACTCGAGGTCGACGACGAGATCGAGATCCGCCCCGGCCGCGAGGTCGAGGAGGGCGGCCAGACCGAGTACGTCCCGATCGAGACGACGGTCCGATCGCTCCAGGCGGGCGGGAAGGACGCCGACACCGTCACGCCGGGCGGCCTGCTGGGCGTCGGAACCGGCCTCGATCCCGCCCTGACGAAAGGCGACGCGCTGGCCGGGCGCCTCGCCGGCCCGCCGGACTCGCTCCCGCCGACGTGGGACGGGTTCACCATGAACGTCGACCTGCTCGATCGCGTCGTCGGGACCGACGGCGGCGAGATCGACGAGATCAGCACCGGCGAACCGCTGATGATGACCGTCGGGACGTCGACGACCGTCGGCGCCGTGACCAGCGCTCGCGAGGGCGAGTGCGAGGTCAACCTCAAGCGGCCAGTCTGTGCCGAACCGGGTGCGAAGATCGCGATCAACCGCCGCATCGGCGCTCGCTGGCGGCTGATCGGCCTGGGGACGCTGCAGGGATAG
- a CDS encoding PIN domain-containing protein translates to MRTRVALDTSALMMPVELDVRLFDELDRLLDDYEPTIPQAVVEELRRLSEKGGTEGTAATVGHDLATERCLVVDTEASYADDALVELAREGAVDYVVTNDRPLRDRVLEASIPVIALRGRNKLAITQP, encoded by the coding sequence ATGCGTACGCGGGTCGCCCTCGATACGAGCGCGCTGATGATGCCGGTCGAACTCGACGTGCGGCTGTTCGACGAACTCGATCGGCTGCTGGACGACTACGAACCGACGATTCCGCAGGCGGTCGTCGAAGAACTCCGCCGCCTCTCGGAAAAGGGCGGAACGGAGGGGACGGCCGCGACCGTCGGGCACGATCTGGCGACCGAACGCTGTCTCGTGGTCGACACGGAAGCATCGTACGCCGACGACGCGCTGGTCGAACTCGCCCGCGAGGGCGCCGTCGACTACGTCGTCACGAACGATCGCCCGCTGCGCGACCGGGTGCTCGAAGCGAGTATACCGGTAATTGCATTACGCGGGAGAAACAAGTTGGCGATCACTCAACCATAG
- a CDS encoding DNA-directed RNA polymerase: protein MYKRVRLKDTVEVPPEELGDVSPDLVKRLLQDKLEGRMDEEVGSVVSVTEVHDIGEGTVLPNRPGVYYEAEFDAVTFDPQMQEVVDGTVVEVVEFGAFVGIGPVDGLLHVSQISDEYLAFDGENQQLASNESNRTLGVDDAVRARIVTKSIDERNPRDSKIGLTAKQPGLGKHGWLEDEYEKREATAGE, encoded by the coding sequence ATGTACAAACGGGTCAGACTGAAGGACACGGTAGAAGTACCGCCGGAGGAACTCGGCGACGTCTCGCCGGATCTCGTGAAGCGACTGCTGCAGGACAAACTGGAAGGACGCATGGACGAGGAGGTGGGAAGCGTCGTCTCCGTCACCGAGGTTCACGACATCGGTGAGGGAACGGTGCTCCCGAACCGGCCGGGCGTCTACTACGAGGCCGAGTTCGACGCCGTCACGTTCGATCCGCAGATGCAGGAGGTCGTCGACGGCACGGTCGTCGAGGTCGTCGAGTTCGGCGCCTTCGTCGGGATCGGCCCGGTGGACGGATTGCTCCACGTCTCCCAGATCAGCGACGAGTACCTCGCGTTCGACGGCGAGAACCAGCAACTCGCCTCGAACGAATCCAACCGCACGCTGGGCGTCGACGACGCCGTCCGGGCGCGCATCGTCACCAAGAGCATCGACGAGCGCAACCCCCGGGACTCCAAGATCGGGCTCACAGCGAAACAGCCCGGCCTCGGCAAGCACGGCTGGCTCGAGGACGAATACGAAAAGCGCGAAGCGACCGCGGGTGAATAA
- the spt4 gene encoding transcription elongation factor subunit Spt4: MASDRLVCRECHRVNNADADSCESCGSSSLTEDWAGYVVIAHPEDSEIASEMQVDEPGAYALKVR, from the coding sequence ATGGCATCCGATCGTCTCGTCTGTCGGGAGTGTCACCGGGTCAACAACGCGGACGCCGACTCCTGTGAGAGCTGTGGCTCCTCCTCGCTGACCGAGGACTGGGCGGGGTACGTCGTCATCGCCCACCCCGAGGACAGCGAGATCGCATCCGAGATGCAGGTCGACGAACCGGGAGCGTACGCGCTGAAGGTCCGGTAG
- a CDS encoding GTP-dependent dephospho-CoA kinase family protein — MTRDDSGAASDADDQLLVLPDDLRHELKEPLGPIETDAEVLLEAVDGPLIAVGDVVTYHFLEAGRPPDVALVDERTKRDAVDEEIRETVTESTHIEAVNPPTEITADVVRALRDGLEREEPTTILVEGEEDLVVLPAIIAAPEGASVVYGQPDEGMVHVKVTDDHRAEMRALLDRFEGDADRLWDLLDRE; from the coding sequence GTGACTCGCGACGACTCCGGCGCGGCGTCCGATGCGGACGACCAGCTACTGGTGTTGCCCGACGACCTCCGACACGAACTCAAGGAGCCGCTGGGCCCGATCGAGACCGACGCCGAGGTCCTGCTGGAGGCGGTCGACGGTCCGCTGATCGCCGTCGGAGACGTCGTCACCTACCACTTCCTCGAGGCCGGGCGGCCGCCGGACGTGGCGCTCGTCGACGAGCGGACGAAGCGAGACGCCGTCGACGAGGAGATCCGCGAGACCGTCACCGAGTCGACCCACATCGAGGCCGTGAACCCGCCGACCGAGATCACCGCGGACGTCGTCCGGGCCCTCCGCGACGGTCTCGAACGCGAGGAACCGACCACGATCCTCGTCGAGGGCGAGGAAGACCTCGTCGTCCTCCCCGCGATCATCGCCGCCCCGGAGGGCGCGAGCGTCGTCTACGGCCAGCCCGACGAGGGAATGGTCCACGTGAAAGTCACCGACGACCACCGCGCCGAGATGCGCGCGCTGCTCGATCGGTTCGAGGGTGACGCCGATCGGCTCTGGGACCTGCTCGACCGAGAGTAA
- a CDS encoding cryptochrome/photolyase family protein, translating to MILYWHRRDRRTIDNRGLAAAIDAADTPVLPVYVFDPTVTAALGDRKRAFVDRTVRALRERYRDLESDLVVRSGPAAEVLLALRAEYDVDRVVTTTCYDPTRRDQSATVAATIDVPLESHVDTVLVDPGTLAPSYPTHSQFYDDWQTRPKPEPADAPAATDLADVTDTGSNPIADTDIDLPEPGHGAARERLDAFCESGLVSHNDTRDDLELAVEAPTGAVSRLSPYLAVGALGIREVWDAVTDVLETAEGTDRSNAEKYAFELSWREANYHLLYHNPDLATENYKEIPNEIAWRNDDDEFAAWTRGETGYPLVDAGMRQLEAEGYVHNRPRQVVASFLTKHLLIDWRRGAAHFRDRLVDHDPATNAGSWQWIASTGTDSVDVRIFDPVAQLARYDPEAAFVREYVPELADPSIPAERIVEWPTLPAATRTDLAPDYPAPIVDRDAAYERAQRVFETALGKRGA from the coding sequence ATGATCCTGTACTGGCACCGGCGCGATCGACGCACGATCGACAACCGCGGCCTGGCCGCCGCGATCGACGCCGCGGACACCCCCGTTCTTCCCGTCTACGTCTTCGATCCGACCGTGACCGCTGCGCTCGGGGATCGCAAGCGCGCGTTCGTCGATCGGACCGTCCGGGCGCTGCGCGAGCGCTACCGCGACCTCGAGAGCGACCTCGTCGTCCGATCGGGTCCCGCGGCCGAGGTACTGCTCGCCCTCCGTGCCGAGTACGATGTCGATCGCGTCGTCACGACCACGTGTTACGACCCGACCCGACGGGACCAGTCGGCGACAGTCGCGGCCACGATCGACGTGCCGCTGGAATCGCACGTCGATACGGTGCTCGTCGATCCCGGGACGCTCGCGCCCTCCTACCCAACCCACAGTCAGTTCTACGACGACTGGCAGACGCGACCCAAACCGGAACCCGCTGACGCGCCCGCGGCCACCGACCTCGCCGACGTCACCGATACGGGGTCGAATCCGATCGCCGACACCGACATCGACCTTCCGGAACCGGGCCACGGCGCCGCCCGCGAACGACTCGACGCGTTCTGCGAGTCCGGACTAGTCAGCCACAACGACACCCGTGACGATCTCGAACTCGCCGTCGAAGCCCCGACCGGCGCCGTCTCTCGACTCTCGCCGTATCTCGCCGTCGGCGCGCTCGGCATCCGGGAGGTATGGGACGCCGTCACGGACGTTCTGGAGACGGCCGAGGGGACCGATCGATCGAACGCCGAAAAGTACGCCTTCGAACTCTCCTGGCGGGAGGCGAACTATCACCTGCTGTACCACAACCCCGACCTCGCGACCGAGAACTACAAAGAGATCCCCAACGAAATCGCCTGGCGAAACGACGACGACGAGTTCGCGGCCTGGACCCGCGGCGAGACGGGGTATCCGCTCGTCGACGCCGGAATGCGCCAGCTCGAAGCCGAGGGGTACGTCCACAACCGGCCCCGGCAGGTCGTCGCGAGCTTCCTGACCAAACATCTCCTGATCGACTGGCGACGCGGTGCGGCACACTTTCGCGATCGACTCGTCGATCACGATCCGGCCACGAACGCCGGCAGCTGGCAGTGGATCGCCTCGACGGGGACGGACTCGGTCGACGTGCGGATCTTCGATCCGGTGGCCCAGCTCGCGAGGTACGATCCGGAGGCGGCGTTCGTGCGGGAGTACGTCCCCGAACTCGCCGACCCGTCGATTCCGGCCGAACGAATCGTCGAGTGGCCCACGCTTCCGGCCGCGACTCGAACCGATCTCGCGCCCGACTATCCGGCCCCGATCGTCGATCGAGACGCGGCGTACGAACGGGCCCAGCGGGTCTTCGAAACGGCGCTCGGAAAACGAGGTGCGTGA
- a CDS encoding fumarylacetoacetate hydrolase family protein, translating to MKLATFEVETPVGAVERIGGVAEATEDERTPAGEATLVDLTAAYGAVLEAEGEPAPADLARAHVPPEMIAFLERGDRAIEDAREALEYAAETDAERGPGGAKLRYEPGEYDLLAPLPRPNSLRDFMAIEEHVENSMGGEIPDVWYELPVCYKGNPDSVVAPGETIRWPDYSSLMDYELEIAAVIGKRGRDIAAADADEYIAGYTVFNDFSARDIQGREMEGRLGPAKGKDFANGLGPYFVPADDIDVLEAPMTARVDGEVWSEGTVDEMYHSFAEIVEHVSRSETLYPGDVIGSGTVGEGCGLELGQWLEDGNTIELAVEGIGTLEHTVVE from the coding sequence ATGAAACTCGCCACCTTCGAAGTCGAGACCCCCGTGGGGGCGGTCGAGCGGATCGGTGGCGTCGCCGAAGCCACCGAGGACGAACGCACGCCGGCCGGAGAGGCGACGCTCGTTGATCTCACCGCAGCCTACGGGGCTGTACTCGAGGCCGAGGGCGAACCCGCGCCCGCGGATCTGGCCCGGGCGCACGTCCCGCCGGAGATGATCGCGTTCCTCGAGCGCGGCGATCGGGCGATCGAAGATGCACGGGAGGCCCTGGAGTACGCCGCCGAAACGGACGCCGAACGCGGTCCCGGGGGCGCGAAGCTCCGGTACGAACCCGGGGAGTACGATCTGCTCGCGCCCCTTCCCCGTCCTAACTCGCTGCGCGATTTCATGGCCATCGAAGAACACGTCGAGAACAGCATGGGCGGGGAGATTCCCGACGTCTGGTACGAGTTGCCGGTCTGTTACAAGGGGAACCCCGACAGCGTCGTCGCGCCCGGCGAGACGATCCGGTGGCCCGACTACTCCTCGCTGATGGACTACGAACTCGAGATCGCGGCCGTGATCGGCAAGCGCGGGCGCGATATCGCGGCCGCGGACGCCGACGAATACATCGCCGGCTACACCGTGTTCAACGACTTCAGCGCCCGCGACATTCAGGGCCGGGAGATGGAGGGGCGGCTCGGCCCCGCGAAGGGGAAGGACTTCGCGAACGGGCTGGGCCCCTACTTCGTTCCCGCAGACGATATCGACGTGCTCGAGGCCCCCATGACTGCCCGCGTCGACGGCGAGGTCTGGTCCGAGGGCACCGTCGACGAGATGTACCACTCCTTCGCCGAAATCGTCGAACACGTCTCCCGGTCGGAGACGCTGTACCCGGGCGACGTGATCGGCAGCGGCACCGTCGGCGAGGGCTGCGGGCTGGAACTGGGGCAGTGGCTCGAGGACGGCAACACGATCGAACTCGCGGTCGAGGGGATCGGCACGCTCGAGCACACGGTCGTCGAGTGA